A genomic window from Methanovulcanius yangii includes:
- a CDS encoding FMN-binding glutamate synthase family protein has translation MNLRQPNANEAVHTSNRSRNVAPVSGICTRCVDGCKGNCEIWLSSFRGREVLYPGPFGEITAGADKNYPVDYSHLNIHGYAVGANGLPEGVEANPDTAVFDDVNVGTEYGWDIKVPMKVPIFTGALGSTEIARANWEHFAVGAAISGITLVCGENVCGVDPQLKLDSNHKVVESPEMDRRINTYKKFHEGYGEILVQMNVEDTRLGTAEYVSAKHELETLELKWGQGAKCIGGEIKVSALERALELKRRGYIVLPDPTRADIQAAYRDGAIKEFERHSRLGFVSKEGFLEEVDRLRDIGFKRVTLKTGAYSMKELAMAMRYCAEAKIDLLTIDGAPGGTGMSPWPMMNEWGIPTFYLQSLTYEFAQELEKKGLRVPDLAIAGGFGDEANAFKALAMGAPYFKAVCMGRGLMIPGMVGKNIGKWLEKGELPKTVSKYGTTVEEIFVTYEELKEKYGERINEIPLGAIGIYTYAQRFKTGMQQIMAGSRNFSLSSVSRKDVFSLTEEAAKISGIPYVMDSYRSEAYEILDG, from the coding sequence ATGAACCTAAGACAGCCTAATGCAAACGAGGCGGTTCACACCTCGAACCGTTCACGCAATGTAGCACCCGTATCAGGTATCTGCACACGTTGTGTCGACGGATGTAAAGGTAACTGTGAAATCTGGCTTTCATCCTTCCGCGGGCGCGAAGTACTCTACCCCGGTCCCTTCGGAGAGATCACGGCAGGCGCAGACAAAAACTATCCGGTCGATTACTCGCACCTGAACATTCACGGATATGCAGTCGGTGCAAACGGCCTTCCCGAAGGCGTGGAAGCAAACCCTGACACCGCCGTCTTCGATGATGTCAATGTAGGAACCGAATACGGCTGGGATATCAAGGTCCCGATGAAAGTACCGATCTTCACCGGTGCACTCGGTTCCACGGAAATTGCCCGTGCCAACTGGGAGCACTTTGCTGTCGGTGCGGCCATCTCCGGTATCACCCTCGTCTGTGGTGAGAACGTCTGCGGTGTTGACCCGCAGCTCAAACTCGACTCGAACCACAAAGTCGTTGAATCACCCGAAATGGATCGTAGGATCAACACCTACAAGAAGTTCCACGAAGGGTACGGAGAGATCTTAGTCCAGATGAATGTCGAGGACACGCGGCTTGGAACCGCGGAATATGTCTCTGCGAAGCACGAGCTCGAAACCCTCGAACTGAAATGGGGCCAGGGTGCAAAGTGTATCGGTGGCGAAATCAAAGTCAGTGCTCTTGAGCGGGCCCTTGAACTGAAGAGACGCGGATATATCGTCCTTCCGGACCCCACCCGGGCTGATATTCAGGCAGCATACAGGGACGGTGCAATTAAGGAATTCGAGCGCCACTCCCGTCTTGGATTCGTAAGCAAGGAAGGATTCCTCGAGGAAGTCGACCGCCTGCGCGACATTGGATTCAAGCGTGTCACACTCAAGACCGGCGCCTACTCCATGAAAGAACTTGCAATGGCAATGCGCTATTGTGCAGAGGCAAAGATCGACCTGCTCACCATTGACGGTGCACCCGGCGGCACTGGTATGAGCCCGTGGCCGATGATGAATGAATGGGGTATCCCGACGTTCTACCTCCAGTCTCTCACCTACGAATTTGCTCAGGAACTTGAGAAGAAGGGTCTGCGCGTACCCGACCTTGCGATCGCAGGAGGATTCGGCGACGAAGCAAACGCATTCAAGGCACTCGCCATGGGCGCACCGTACTTCAAGGCGGTCTGCATGGGCCGTGGCCTGATGATCCCGGGCATGGTCGGTAAGAACATCGGCAAGTGGCTCGAGAAGGGCGAACTCCCCAAGACCGTTTCCAAATACGGAACAACGGTCGAAGAGATCTTTGTCACCTACGAAGAACTCAAGGAGAAATATGGCGAGAGAATCAATGAAATCCCGCTCGGTGCTATCGGCATCTACACCTACGCCCAGCGCTTCAAGACCGGCATGCAGCAGATTATGGCAGGAAGCCGCAACTTCAGCCTCAGTTCTGTCTCCCGCAAGGACGTCTTCTCCCTTACCGAAGAAGCAGCAAAGATCTCCGGAATCCCGTATGTCATGGACTCCTACCGTTCAGAGGCATACGAGATTCTCGACGGATAA
- the glnA gene encoding type I glutamate--ammonia ligase, whose translation MIENDVAQMLERIHNDGIKFLRLQFSDIEGIPKNIAIPVNQAEKALTDGIGFDGSSITGFASIEASDMLLKPDPRTYTILPWRPEEARVARFICDVHLPDGRPFEGDPRYILKKTLSKAAELGFSFNTGPELEFFLFRMTEDGKPTTAYQDEGGYFDLAPTDLAEDVRRDIILALTDMGFDIEASHHEVAQSQHEIDFKYSDALTTADNVVTFKFATKSIALQNGLHATFMPKPVYGINGSGMHINASLFKDGKNAFYDPDGPLQLSDTARMFIAGVLKHIRGIVRVSNPIVNSYKRLVPGYEAPVYIGWSASNRSALIRVPAPRGSSTRVELRCPDPSCNPYLTFAVILAAGLDGIKNGLAAPGSTDKNIFAMTPEDLAAEGIDMLPGDLHTANQYMLSDHIICETLGSHVVAGLDAIARSEWDAFRTAVHPWEVEQYLSRY comes from the coding sequence ATGATCGAAAACGATGTTGCACAGATGCTCGAGCGCATACACAACGACGGAATCAAGTTTCTTCGCCTCCAGTTCTCAGATATCGAGGGAATACCAAAAAATATCGCAATTCCGGTAAACCAGGCAGAAAAGGCACTTACTGATGGTATCGGGTTTGATGGGTCCTCGATTACCGGTTTTGCAAGCATTGAAGCATCGGATATGCTCCTCAAGCCGGACCCCCGAACATATACCATTCTTCCCTGGCGACCGGAGGAAGCCCGGGTTGCCCGTTTCATATGTGATGTCCATCTTCCTGACGGCCGGCCGTTTGAGGGTGATCCCAGATATATTCTGAAAAAGACTCTTTCCAAAGCTGCCGAACTTGGTTTTAGTTTTAATACGGGCCCGGAACTGGAATTTTTCCTTTTTAGGATGACTGAAGATGGAAAACCCACCACCGCCTATCAGGACGAAGGCGGGTACTTTGACCTCGCCCCGACCGACCTCGCAGAGGATGTCCGCCGGGATATTATTCTTGCCCTTACGGACATGGGTTTTGACATCGAGGCCTCCCACCACGAGGTCGCTCAGAGTCAGCATGAAATTGATTTCAAGTACAGTGATGCCCTGACGACTGCAGACAACGTTGTTACCTTCAAATTCGCAACAAAATCCATAGCGCTGCAGAATGGCCTGCATGCGACATTCATGCCAAAACCTGTTTATGGTATTAACGGAAGTGGAATGCACATTAATGCATCGCTCTTTAAGGACGGAAAAAATGCATTTTATGATCCGGACGGCCCCCTGCAGCTCTCCGATACAGCACGGATGTTTATTGCCGGAGTCCTGAAACATATCCGTGGAATTGTCCGTGTCTCCAATCCCATTGTCAACTCCTATAAACGGCTTGTACCCGGCTATGAAGCTCCGGTGTACATTGGGTGGAGCGCGAGCAACAGGTCCGCTCTCATTCGGGTACCTGCCCCTCGCGGGTCCAGTACACGTGTCGAACTACGCTGTCCGGATCCCTCATGCAATCCGTACCTGACTTTTGCCGTCATTCTGGCAGCAGGTCTGGACGGAATTAAAAACGGTCTTGCTGCACCCGGCAGTACGGATAAGAATATCTTTGCCATGACTCCGGAAGATCTTGCCGCAGAGGGCATTGACATGCTGCCGGGTGATCTCCATACCGCAAACCAGTACATGCTTTCGGATCACATCATCTGTGAAACATTGGGCTCTCATGTGGTGGCGGGTCTGGATGCCATCGCCCGGAGCGAATGGGATGCATTCCGGACCGCTGTTCATCCCTGGGAAGTCGAGCAGTACCTCTCAAGGTACTAA
- a CDS encoding YgiQ family radical SAM protein, whose protein sequence is MKSDAFLPTSAKEMKRRGWDNCDIVIVTPDAYIDHPSFGMAVLGRFLESHGFRVGILSQPRWKDSDSFMEFGRPNLAFAVSGGAMDSMVINYTAVGIPRKDDPYCDGADPYFSKKGDAKRYRIRPDRTVQVYCSQIRAACKGTPIIIGGIEASLRRIAHYDWWSDTVRRSILFDSKADLLIHGMGEYPLLEAVSALRNGAILADQQIPGTAVALRGTDDLSSPVELPSYEEARTNKESFARAYCDFEKLNRSRIIIQKQDTRYLVQFPASPLTTEELDAVYDLPYTRMPHPKYHDVPAYRMIRDSVTAHRGCYGNCAFCAITSHQGPDIVSRSKNSIEREIRSITKVPGFGGTITDIGGPSANMYGSQCIIGGCITHDCLKDGSGCKNLLPGIRDYQTLLDTAAECPGVRHVFIGSGLRFESPVLPEYFLRKILKENISGNMKVAPESGSDRVLRHMHKSPTSVFGEFHHLYERICREEKVSRRLVPYIIVGHPGENEEDIYRTRDFLNHYCLYGNQFQIFTPSPLTRSTAMYYLGYDPCTEEPVEVVRDRRELEKRKNILTRRNR, encoded by the coding sequence ATGAAATCCGATGCATTCCTTCCAACCTCTGCAAAGGAGATGAAACGTCGCGGGTGGGATAATTGCGATATCGTCATCGTCACCCCCGATGCATATATCGATCATCCTTCATTCGGGATGGCTGTACTGGGCAGGTTCCTCGAATCGCATGGATTCAGGGTGGGCATCCTGTCGCAGCCGAGATGGAAGGATTCCGATTCATTTATGGAATTCGGAAGGCCAAACCTGGCATTTGCGGTTTCCGGCGGCGCAATGGATTCAATGGTGATCAACTACACTGCAGTGGGAATTCCCCGTAAGGACGACCCGTATTGCGATGGTGCTGACCCGTACTTTTCGAAAAAGGGGGATGCAAAAAGATACAGAATACGCCCGGACAGAACAGTCCAGGTATATTGCAGCCAGATTCGTGCAGCCTGCAAAGGGACCCCCATTATTATCGGAGGCATCGAAGCATCACTCCGGCGCATTGCTCACTATGACTGGTGGTCAGACACGGTACGACGGAGCATTCTTTTTGACAGCAAGGCCGACCTTCTGATTCACGGCATGGGGGAGTATCCTCTTCTGGAGGCGGTTTCGGCGCTCCGCAATGGGGCCATCCTTGCAGATCAACAGATTCCCGGCACTGCAGTCGCCCTGAGAGGGACCGATGATCTTTCATCCCCTGTTGAACTTCCGTCCTATGAGGAAGCTCGCACGAACAAAGAATCATTTGCCAGGGCATATTGTGATTTTGAAAAATTGAACAGGAGCAGAATCATCATACAGAAACAGGACACGCGCTATCTGGTGCAGTTCCCCGCATCCCCGTTGACAACAGAGGAGCTGGATGCGGTGTATGACCTGCCATATACCCGGATGCCACATCCAAAATATCATGATGTTCCTGCCTACCGGATGATTCGTGACTCTGTTACAGCGCATCGTGGCTGTTATGGAAATTGCGCATTCTGCGCCATCACCTCCCACCAGGGTCCGGATATCGTTTCCAGAAGTAAAAATTCGATTGAACGGGAAATTCGATCGATAACAAAGGTCCCTGGTTTCGGGGGAACCATCACCGACATAGGCGGCCCATCAGCGAATATGTATGGCTCTCAATGCATCATCGGAGGATGTATAACCCACGATTGCCTCAAGGATGGCAGCGGATGTAAAAACCTACTTCCCGGCATCAGGGACTACCAGACATTGCTCGACACCGCTGCAGAGTGCCCGGGTGTTCGACATGTTTTTATCGGGTCGGGATTGCGATTTGAATCCCCCGTGCTTCCGGAATATTTTCTGCGAAAGATTCTGAAGGAGAATATTTCCGGGAACATGAAAGTGGCTCCCGAGTCCGGAAGCGACAGGGTACTTCGCCACATGCATAAATCACCCACCAGTGTGTTTGGCGAGTTCCATCATCTGTATGAACGTATCTGCAGGGAAGAGAAGGTATCGCGCAGGCTTGTGCCGTATATTATTGTCGGTCATCCCGGTGAGAATGAGGAGGACATTTACCGAACGAGGGACTTCCTGAACCACTACTGTCTCTATGGCAACCAGTTCCAGATATTCACCCCGTCACCGCTCACCCGTTCAACTGCCATGTATTATCTCGGATATGACCCCTGTACGGAAGAACCCGTTGAAGTTGTCAGGGACAGAAGAGAACTGGAAAAAAGGAAAAATATCCTGACGCGGAGAAACAGGTGA
- a CDS encoding TIGR01458 family HAD-type hydrolase: MKYRGVLFDIDGVLYTGGKVIDGAPAILDDLRAHDIPFRCISNTTRSSRATIAQRLEKMGFSISAEHIFTPAVAAASYLISAGIYRCLFLTAHDVMEDMMISGIESTGKDAGAVVVGDAGDRFTYNMMNEAFRALISGAELIALERDRYWMDEDGLSLSAGPFVAGLEYASGVHASLVGKPYREFFEAALHSLGYSASEVLMVGDDIITDIGGAQAAGIDAALVRTGKFREELFRESGIDPDYIIDSVLCLYDIIA, from the coding sequence ATGAAATACCGAGGTGTCCTTTTTGATATTGATGGCGTCCTGTATACCGGCGGGAAAGTGATTGACGGGGCACCAGCTATACTGGATGATCTCCGTGCCCATGACATTCCGTTCAGGTGTATTTCAAATACGACCCGCTCATCGCGTGCGACAATTGCACAGCGCCTGGAAAAAATGGGTTTCTCCATCTCTGCAGAACACATTTTCACTCCGGCCGTTGCGGCGGCATCATATCTGATTTCCGCCGGAATATACCGGTGCTTGTTTCTTACGGCACACGATGTAATGGAGGATATGATGATCTCCGGCATCGAGAGTACGGGGAAGGACGCCGGGGCCGTGGTTGTCGGCGATGCCGGGGACCGTTTTACCTACAACATGATGAATGAGGCATTTCGTGCTCTCATCTCCGGCGCCGAACTTATTGCTCTTGAACGGGACAGGTACTGGATGGATGAGGATGGGCTCTCTCTCTCTGCTGGTCCTTTTGTCGCAGGCCTTGAATATGCATCAGGAGTGCATGCCTCTCTTGTCGGCAAACCCTATCGGGAATTTTTTGAAGCCGCTCTTCATTCTCTGGGGTATTCCGCGTCTGAGGTGCTGATGGTCGGTGATGATATCATCACAGATATCGGGGGGGCTCAGGCAGCGGGAATCGATGCTGCATTGGTCCGCACGGGCAAATTCAGGGAAGAATTATTTAGGGAATCCGGGATTGACCCGGATTATATCATCGATTCGGTGCTCTGTCTTTATGACATCATTGCATGA
- a CDS encoding ammonium transporter encodes MVADSGDISFLLVATAMVILMTPGVGLFYGGLVRKKNLISMIGLCFISLAVVTVQWTLFGYTLAFGPDIGGIIGGADYIGLVGVNGESGTIPDLLFMIFQLSFAAIALAIITSAVAERVKLSAFILFGLLWTTLVYDPLAHWVWGGGWMSMMGIYDFAGGIVVHISAGFGALALALVVGKRRGYNEYVLEPHNIAMTLLGGALLWFGWFGFNGGSALAADMVAVNAIVVTNIAACCGALSWMAVSWYMDKPSTLGLISGAIAGLGAITPAAGFVSPLSAVVIGTVSGLLCYGAMIFRIRRNWDESLDAWAIHGVGGTWGTIAIGIFALSAIGGVSGILEGSPAQLFIQVAGVVISIVYAFGMTWVLAKVVNATVGLRVTSQEEYVGLDIAQHGESMEA; translated from the coding sequence ATGGTAGCTGATAGCGGTGATATTTCCTTTTTGCTGGTTGCAACGGCGATGGTCATTCTGATGACCCCCGGTGTCGGTCTGTTCTATGGCGGTCTTGTCCGTAAAAAGAATCTGATTTCGATGATCGGGCTCTGCTTCATTTCGCTTGCGGTCGTTACCGTTCAATGGACCCTCTTTGGATATACCCTCGCGTTTGGCCCTGATATCGGCGGGATAATCGGGGGGGCGGATTATATCGGGCTGGTTGGGGTAAACGGTGAGAGCGGAACAATTCCCGACCTTCTCTTCATGATATTTCAGCTCTCATTTGCAGCGATTGCCCTTGCAATCATCACATCGGCGGTTGCTGAACGCGTCAAACTCAGCGCGTTTATTCTCTTCGGCCTGCTTTGGACAACTCTCGTTTATGACCCGCTTGCCCACTGGGTATGGGGAGGGGGGTGGATGTCCATGATGGGGATCTACGATTTTGCCGGCGGGATTGTGGTTCATATCAGTGCAGGATTTGGTGCACTTGCACTTGCGCTGGTTGTTGGAAAGAGAAGGGGGTATAATGAGTACGTGCTTGAGCCGCACAACATCGCGATGACCCTTCTCGGTGGTGCACTGCTGTGGTTTGGATGGTTTGGCTTTAACGGGGGGAGTGCCCTTGCGGCGGACATGGTTGCCGTCAATGCAATCGTCGTTACCAACATAGCAGCATGTTGTGGGGCTCTCTCATGGATGGCAGTGTCATGGTATATGGACAAGCCAAGTACATTAGGACTGATCAGTGGTGCGATAGCAGGTCTTGGCGCAATTACTCCCGCGGCGGGATTTGTCAGTCCTTTGAGTGCCGTTGTCATCGGGACGGTGTCGGGTCTCCTGTGTTATGGAGCCATGATATTTCGGATACGAAGAAACTGGGACGAAAGTCTGGACGCCTGGGCCATCCATGGTGTCGGAGGAACGTGGGGGACGATTGCAATTGGAATATTTGCCCTGTCAGCAATTGGTGGTGTCTCCGGAATTCTGGAAGGCTCTCCGGCACAACTGTTCATTCAGGTTGCAGGTGTGGTGATAAGTATCGTCTACGCCTTCGGGATGACATGGGTACTGGCCAAAGTCGTCAATGCAACGGTTGGTCTTCGGGTAACTTCCCAGGAGGAGTATGTCGGCCTTGATATTGCACAGCATGGGGAATCCATGGAGGCATGA
- the npdG gene encoding NADPH-dependent F420 reductase — MKIGIVGGTGEIGEGLARRLSHKHEVILGSRDRDRAEETSSCTIDLLTERGCRNCSCSGGTNQDAVDGGDVVVLSIPFKHLKSTVDSLSGFEDKIIISPINPIARNDHFSYQPPSEGSAALALKAMLPETARIVVAFNNVAANKWKQLDEELEYSVAVCGDDDAAKHLVMGIVEDVSHLRAFDAGPLSMSPIIEGITPLVLNIARLNGMKDVGIQFK; from the coding sequence ATGAAAATTGGAATTGTCGGAGGAACCGGAGAAATCGGAGAGGGCCTGGCCAGACGCCTTTCTCATAAGCACGAGGTTATTCTCGGTTCAAGGGACAGGGATCGTGCCGAGGAAACAAGCAGTTGCACAATTGACCTCCTCACAGAGAGAGGATGCAGGAATTGTTCCTGTAGCGGAGGAACAAATCAGGATGCCGTCGATGGTGGGGATGTGGTAGTTCTCTCAATCCCTTTCAAACATCTAAAATCAACGGTGGACTCGCTCTCGGGATTTGAAGATAAAATTATTATTTCTCCTATCAATCCTATCGCCCGGAATGATCATTTTAGCTATCAGCCCCCCTCTGAGGGCTCCGCAGCACTGGCCCTGAAGGCAATGCTCCCTGAAACCGCCCGTATTGTTGTCGCATTCAATAATGTGGCTGCGAATAAATGGAAACAACTCGATGAGGAACTCGAATATTCCGTTGCCGTGTGTGGTGATGACGATGCGGCCAAACACCTTGTCATGGGAATTGTGGAGGATGTTTCCCATCTCAGGGCGTTTGATGCCGGCCCCCTGTCCATGTCACCGATAATTGAGGGGATAACACCGCTCGTGTTGAATATTGCACGGTTGAACGGCATGAAGGATGTTGGAATCCAATTTAAATAA